The Thunnus maccoyii chromosome 15, fThuMac1.1, whole genome shotgun sequence DNA segment GAAACAGTGGAGATGAATGGTGAATAGTTTCTGGTGCTCAAAGCTTTGAaagattacattaaaaaatttCAATGATCTACAGAATATGCTGTTCACAGTTGTAATAAtgactatttcttcagtagtACTGTTTGCTGTActgtttctaatgttttttggtatatattgaattaatttaataaagtacattgttaatactgatgcatcgATGTAACTACAGCTAACTACAGTTTAACCCAGACTTTCCCAACCTAGGGAACCTCTAAAGGGTCATatgataaatctgaggggtcatgagacaATTAAcgggaaaagaaagaagaaaaaacaaaaagttctTCTACACAAATTTGGATTAATTTTTCAAGCTTTTCTCAAATCTTTGCTTCTTTGTGAAATACTGGAGagttttcagttatttattgatttaatctttaacaatgtagTGTTATTTACGAGCTCATCATATCTTATTTCATGTAACAtttaaatctgaaaagtaactaataGTAACTAATGtacaatatttgcctctgaattgtagtggagtagaagtatcaagtaacatcaaatggaaataccaGTACTACTACCAGTACTGAGGTActagtaaagtacaagtacctcaaaattgtacttaactacagtacttgagtaaatgcacttagGTATGTTCCACCATCGCTTGtttagttattttattaaactatCTCCAtagctagataccactaaaggaaaatgttgagttttctttgtaatttttGGTGAACTGACCTTATAAATGAGTCAAAATGGCCTAAATACACATTGTTTAATGTAAGCTACATGCCGGCTACTGAGTGATTCTTGTAGTATAAACTACAAGAAAGGTCGCCTGCTCCTTTGTTATTGTACGACAGGTTTACATCAGAGAACTGCCTAAAGGTTAATGTCTCTCTGTGGACCGCCTGTCTTCTTTATAAGGAGTTTTATAGCCATTCTCACCTCGGAGTCTGCAGCCCATAGCAGACCAACATCTGCGTACAGGGAGGAGGGCTCACatcaaaacattatttacacTCCATAGAAATTGTATGAATCCTTTTGAAATTCCAGTCACGTAACTCAGCCCTGGCAATGGAGGTAAATTAGCAGTAACTGAAATGGTTCTCAGGCTGAGTTTTTATTAGGTGATGTGCGATGGATATGATGACAGAATTTGCATTTATTGGTGAGAAATGCTGTGTTTATGTTATCATATATACTCTCAAAATAAATCCAGTCTAGGAACGATGTCCATTTGAATGCAAATGAGTGTGACTGTTATGTAACTAATATAAATTTATAGATGGCAGCtggtatttttttgttttttttaacattaacatactAAACATCAGCACATTTCCATTTTGTCAGAGGAGCTGTCtgttaatgtcaacaaaacactACATAAATATGATTTACTGTCTCTGTGGCTACTAAGATGGAAACATAGACACAGTATTCACAGTCACCAGTATTATAGTTGTTATGTAAGTAGACAGATAGATAAATAACCATGTGTTATTCTTTAATAtacattatgattttttttttattgatataaatCAAGATGACacatttcatgtctgtctttctatTCTCTGATTCTCTTTAGGTCCTCCAGAGACAaaatactgtgttttcagtATAATTTGTTTTTGCTGCCTGTTAGCTGACATTTTAACCAAAAGCCAGTTGTTCAGTCAGTTCTTCTTGTTGTTCATAAGGAGCAGCATAGCTTTTGATGGCTGCAAAGACTCATTTTTAATCCACAGTacttttaattaatcaattaattgcgTAGTCTTCAaaggtcttgttttgttcagtcagcaaatattcaacttacaatattataaaacagagaaagcaaCGTATCCTCacaattgagaagctggaactcgagaatatttgccattttttgcCATTAGCAACAGCCTGTCAGTCTATGAGGCAATCAGTTAGTCCACCACTTGGTCCAGaccaaaatatctcaacaactattggatggattgccatgaaatgttgaacaaacattcatgatccccagtGGATGAATCCTACTACTGACTGATTTGGTgacccttcctctctcctcaacAGTACATCAAAGTCTCCACTTGTccattgaaatatctcaacacctTCTAGATTGAGTGGCATAAAATTTGttaaagacattcatggttccttGATAATTTATACTAATAATGATtacctgacttttcatctattATCAAGGAGGCAACtgacatttatggttttgagcaaaatgtctgtaaaactaTTGAATAGATTGCAATGAATTTTGGTACAGAAATTCATGCCCTCCTCAAGGTTAATTGTTTGGTGGTTGCCTAATTTTgcatctagcaccatcatcaagtACATGTTTTGAATtgtcaaatactttttttttaaagatttttttttgtttttttctctttttttcacttcattGGATGGTTACTGGCGAAGAGgccaacagaaaaacaaacggAGAGAGAGATAGGTATGACATCCAACAAAGGTCCCTTGCCAGACTTGAACCAAGGACATTGTGGATATGTGGCATGTGTGGTATCAATTCAAGGAACTCCAGTTGACAAATACTTTtgacctgcaaaactaatgatattcccatcagccccaCATGTTGCCCGTCTCTTTGACGGTGGGCCGTTCAGAACGGCTATTAACACCTCTGACAAGGTCTGACAACATATCATACAGAATAGATCTTTTCAAGCATGCAGCCTTTAGTCTTGTTGAGGCCTGTTAATGAGGTGATGAAGGCAGTGGATCAAACAGTTCAACCCTCCAGTCAGATATAAGAAGCAGCGTGGCCCCTGTTAGCCGCTAGGACTCATGTTTGATCCATAGACAGAAATTTAGTTTCAGGAACATTGGATTTGTCCTTTTGAATCTTCTCTGTTGGGCTGAAGTTCAATCCTGCTCAGTGTGGGTGGTTATTGAAGAGATGGGCATGCAGAACAATAAACAtaatcaccattttttttttagaacgTGCTGTACTTCATATAGAAAAGAAAGGTCGACACCCTCAAATGTGAAATGGGAATAAAGGTCTACTCTAATTTCAGAAACAACTTTATTTggaacataaacataaaatgtacaaatgaacAATCTCTATATAACCATCAACATATTCACAGAAACATATTAATCCAAAAAGCCAAGGCAGAAGCTTCCAAATAGCACAtcacaaaataatatatatatattatattatatataatgtttttgATGGGCAATAGTAAAGGCAACAGAGtgcataaaaatatacagttatCCTCTTGTAGCTGCcggacaaacaaataaaaatcactttaaataCACAgggaacatacacacacaagtgcatgAATCTACTGAAACTCAATGCATGTATTGTTACAATCATTAAACAAAACTGTAGCTGTTTTCCCACATACAGGAGTGAGTGAAACCCTGTTTGCCTGCAACAGTAGCAGAGCGAGAGCTTCATCTTCCTCCACCGtggcttctgctgctgctgctgctgcccaaTTATATTCCCCTGTGTGGCAGACTGTGCTCAGAAATTCATGAACAGTCACTGATCTGGCAGAAAATGACAAGCAACATCATCATATCTAAACTAAACACGTCCATCCATGTTCACCGGCTCACTGACGGCTTTCACAACTAAAAAGCGAGACGAGCAAAGCGATGGTTTGTTAAATCCACAGTTCACATGATACACAACACAGACCGAAACATTCACTTCACTTTGTTGCAATTGGAGATCATCAACACTAATGGTTAGATGAAAGCTAAAATATATCATTATGTTATATTACACTACGTCTCTGTACCACTATATACAGTCTTTCTCACTTAAAATATTGAGGTTTACAACGACTGCTGCTGTACAAACAAAACTTCTTTTTAATATAATGTGTGAGTTACCCATAGAATAATCATTCAAGAATGATGGAGGCATCAATGTCTAATAAAGCATATATTATAAAGGGCTTATTAGTTGTAACTAATACTGTATCAATATTTATTAAGAGATAAGTGTTAAGATTTTCCTACATAACCCATCAGTTCTGCACTGATAAATGTTTATGAGTTcttaataaacatataaatacattaattaatatattCATGACAGTAATCCATTAAGTCTGGAGCAATAAATGCTAATAAGTTGTTAGTAAAAGGAATTAGGTCTAGATGATCCACAGCTCTAAATGAGATGGAAAGTGGGGCATTTTTCTCCCTAAATAGTCAGCAGTGATCCCTTGTGGTTGCTGGGAACAGTTAACTTGATGTTTGTCATGTTGCTCAAAGAAATATGTCAATTccagatgttttatttctgtaagtAGACTTACAACAATCTAGTTGTGTCCATCTCATCCACATCTACATCACATTTTAGTTTGGAATAGATTCTGGCTTTTGCATGGGAAAATTACATCCCCATTCTGATGATGATCCCATCTActaagctctgattggctctgattGTTTTTCCAACCAGGAAAACTACAGTTAATGAGCACAACACCAGATCTACTTACTATTTGAAAAAAAGGTGTTTGAAACCAGGTTAGTGTTTTCCAGCTGAATTTAATTTATAGTCGATTTTAGTCCTGGCTGCTTTGGCGACATGCGTGGTTTACTGGTGGTAACAGCAGGTGTGGCTTGAGCAGTTGCTttatcagaaaaacaacagaggagcagctggtgttgtctgtttacagtgcagccaaacaaactcatgttgtttttaataaagaagtCAGTCAATAGCATGATGATGATTCCATGCTGCTCACGGTATTAGTGGTTGTCCACACAATAACGGGGCACAGGGAAGCTGGTTTCTTTGCTGAGAAGTTGGAGGTGTGCAGCCTTGTTCCATTATTCCCTGCAATATTTGAAGCTGATTCTCTGtcaaaaaatgcccaaaatgaCCATGCCTTGTTTTGTGGACACATTTTTGATAAGTGATTGTGGGTAGCACTATCCTCAGTGACAAAAACATTGAACTTTCTGTGACTACTTCACAATAGAAGCCAccctgcagtttgtttgttttttgcactGGTGTGGTTTGCATTAGTGTGAATTAAATATGTCTCTGAAAATGTTGTGGTTAGCACTGAGGCTGATATCAGTGagatcaaattaaaaaacagattacgggcatcatttcctgtgaatCCTTGTGCTGGTAGCAAATTTGAATGGCAGACTCTGTTACTGACATTGAAAACTACCATATAGAGGGATTCTTATGGGATGTAAATACACTGAATGCCTTTGGCtaaaaaaatctgacataaATAATACTGAAAACAGCATTTAATTTCATGCTAATCCTAAGGAATATAACTTTTAGctacataaaaagaaaaatcaagttATGCTGGAGGGGTATACACAACAACCAAAGGGATACTTGGCAACTCAAAAGTTATTCTTACAAATGGCTTATTACATATCTATAAAGCATTATAAAAGTATCTGTTTCCTATGAATAAAGCCATTAGTCACAACTTTTAAACCCTTCATAAAGtattatttgttttgaatgAGGGTGATGCTGTGGGAGCTATTACTACACATATTAAACTTAATTTTTATGGCACTTTTTGAACTTAAGTTACAAAGTACTTTATACTGAATACCTCTCAGTAAACACTTGTCATTTGCAGTGGAAAAACCCCACAATGTCCTTACAGAGACTTAACCCCAGGCTCCGGAGCCCTCACAGCAGTCTGCCTTGGTTTTCACATGGTGCTCGAGGCTGCATCTGCGTCCTTCACTATAAATATAGGAACCGTTTTGTCAGTGAAGGTTCAGGTGTGACTCACCCTTTAATAGACTGTCTGCCTTGGAAAAACATCAGAGAAGCAGGATGGCAAATGGTTATCAAAGCTGCACGGGATGAGGTTTTTGGTATGAAAATACACCGTTCTCATCAGCCTAAAATCAGGCAGACATGCTTGAAGCGGAGAAAACCTGAATTTTGGTATGTACAGGGTCACTTCACGCATTGCAATTGGTGAAtcagaaaggagaaagaagaaatcCAAACTGTGACTCCATCCAGACCAAAGCCACCCAGATCATTTTGCTCCTGTCATGTCTTTTGTATCCTTTGGCGTAAAGCATCACTGACAAACACTGGTAAACATGTAGGTAGTTTAGTGACATCACATCACAGGATTTCTGGGTATTggagttcacattttttccagtTACCGCTCACAGCCGTGCAGTCTTGTGCAGTTTTAAAGATCAGATATGAGTCTTTGTGACACTGGCATTGAAGAGGTGGGGATGGTGTTATTGTTCACATTCAGGTTTTGTTGACTCAAACACAGTATCTTACTTAGGTAGGTCCAAGATAAGATAACAGTTGTCCGATTAAAACAGTGCTTATTTGTCAATGTTTGTGACTCTACAATGTGCAGGATCATTCTTGATGAAGAGCATGTTTGGCTTTGTGCCTCAAACACTGTCATTACGCATCAGTGGCTGTAATCTGTGTTTACATCTCCAGCTACAGCAGTCTGGCTTTGAAAAGGTCAGCAGGCACTCAGGAAACAATATCCGCATTTAAAAGACTCCATTAAGTGATGTTTCCAAACTCTTTAATCCTCGGGTGGCCCTCAGAGTCGTCCCTCTGGCCTCAAACATGGAGTCTTTCAAACCTCAAGCATCACTGAAATTCACTTTCCCATAAACGCAGGAGTCTGGGAACATCATTTTTTGATCAGACAGCAGTTCGTCTGTGACAGTAAGCTCCTCCAGCTCTGTTGTGAAGTGATCTGTGCTCTCCACAATTGATGTATCCTTGACTACGCTGTAGGTGAGGGCGACGCTGTAGGTGGCAGGTTTATCCAAGCTCTGCCGCCCACAGCGGCAGATCTTACGGAAAGCGGCGCGAAACTTCTGAGACATGGCGTTGTAGATGACCGGGTTGATGGCACTGTTGAGGTAGATGCAGATCCGGCAGAAGAGCAGGAACCAGCTGTTCAGGTAGGCCCGGTCCAGGAAGGAGTTGACCACCACTAAGGTGCGGTACGGCATCCACAGCATGGCGAACAGGATCACCACCACTGCCAGCATCTTAGTCACCTGTAGTGGGCAACAAGGAGAAATATGAAAGCTGCCGCAGCAGTAAAGCTCCCAGCAGAGCCGAGAGGCAAATCAATACTGTTGTTGAGCAAtgaacaagtaaataaaaataacaaatgaggAGCTGCACATGTTATAATGTGAAGGAGCAATGATTGAAAGATAATCTGTTCTtgcatttcatcattttgagtttATAGACATCCAGAGAAAGATGCTTTTTTTAGTTGACAGTGAAGGAGTTCTGGCCACAGATGATGCCACTTTTTAAAGGGTCATTTCACCCATatcacaaaaagaaacaaaacaaaacattttccagcAAGTAGtatccaaatgttttttttttttttttaaatgtacccagactttgtcatttaaaaaaatctgcatgGAAAAAAGAGAATTTTTTCCAAGAACTTACCAGaggattgtgtgtttttgatatAAATATGTGATGAAGTGCAATGCAGCAAATAGTCATCACAAGCCACTCACTGAAGTATTGACTCTTATCAAATGCACGGAGAATGTACAATACATTTCTAATACACAATTTTTATTGGTATTTTCTCCAATTTAGTGGCATCTTTTTGAACTAATCTGCATTCTTtcaagaatatttatttttattagtcATCAATTGGGTGGTTAGTTAGGTAATTGGTTTTAATTGACGTAATTTAACTTGATGAACTAAATTTGTTAATTGTGTTGCAAACATTTCATGGCACAGTGTGCGACAAAAACGCATAATAAGATggacatttttgcaattttagCAGAAGTCTTAGGACAGTAGTTTGATGTAACAGCTGTCAGCTTGTCAGCTGTGAGCCTCCTGCACCCACCTGTCTGCGGGAGGTCGCGGTGGAGCTGGAGTGGCGAGAGTTTTTACAGCTGGTGCTCTTATTTATGGCGTGATTGCTATGtccgttcttcttcttcttgtctttggGGTCGGAGGGCAGCGGGTTGAGGAAGAGGATCCTGGCGATGAGTCCGTACAGGACCGCGGAGAGCAGCAGCGGTAACACAAAGAAGACGCCGAAATCGAAAAAGTAAATGGGCAAATAAAACTTCCTGGATACTCTGTAGCCGcaggtgatgatggtgatgttgTCGTACACGAGCTCCTGGATGTCTGACAGGTAGAACCACATCACGCAGTAAAGAGACGTAAAAGCCCAAACgaataaaatgattttctttgctCTGGACAAAGTGCACAGAAACTGAGCTTTAATGGGGTGGCAGATAGCGATGTATCTCTCTATGGTGAACGCGGTTATGGAACAAGAGGAGGCGTTGATCCCGAGGTACTGAAAGTAGGTGATGCAGAGGCACCCATAGTGTCCAAATACCCAAGATCCAAAGATACTGTCCGTGATAGTCGGTAAACCAGCAGCTGTTAGCACCATCAGATCAGCCACAGCCAAACTGACCAGGTAGCAGTTAGTAGGAGTCCTCATGTGTTTGGTAGTGAGCACCACCAAGATGACCATAACGTTTCCAACGATTCCCAAAACGCAAATCACGAAAAGCAGCAAACTACTTATCACTTTGTACTGGATACTGTAGTCCGTCCAAATCCCTAAAGTGTGGTTCAGCTTTGGAGCTGTTGTTAAGTTTTCCATTTTGTGTTATCGGCTCAAATATCCGACGAAAAAACTGGACTTCACAGCGGATTTGTTGCTCCCCGACGCGCCCAACAGGTTTTACGCGCGACAGAAGCGAGAGATCTACTTAACTCTGCAGGTCTGGAAAAGTGTAAATCGACGTCTAATACTTTAAAAGTGCACTCAGACTTGTGCTGCACATCACACCAACATGAAGTGCCAAAGAGCTGCTCGGACTCCGGTGTAATTCCGTGGTCGTGTTGTGCGTAAAAGGCGATCCGTCGCCTTGCTCTCGTCCGAACAAACTGTGTCTGTCAGACAGATGGCGATTTGGTTTTTGAGCCCTGCTTTTGGCACGAGCTCTCATTACGCACACGAGGGGATTAACCCATGATTACATTTTCGAAACCAGACCTCCCCCATCAACAAAATGAATCAATATATTTGTGTCTATCTGCTGCTCTGACACAAAttgatggtttttttttattatcgaCAAAATATAGCAGAAATCAGTGATAGCAATGCCTAAAAAGGTGATTTTAACATACAATATAGGTGTGCTTGGCACTACTTATTATGTTACTGTTCATGGATATAATCTTTGGACTGTTTATCTGCATCCTCAAATCGATTTCAGGCTGAAATCTGAATTCAGTTTGTGAGCTGCGTGATTTTACAGGGCAGTCTAACCTCCTCTGAATAGCCCAGCTCAACAGGCTGTCGCTTTAATGAATTAGGCTCCATAATGGAATTGCATGCAGTCTTTATATGATGAAGCTGGTCAATATTTGCTGGCTTTTAGGTGAAGCTGTAGGCTGACTCCTTGGTGCAGTGTTTCATTGGGAATCTAATTTAGAAGTGGATGCTTTTTGGAAGATGATGTAGTAGGCTGTACAAGCTCTTCTGCAGGACTGCATTTGCATCAAAACAGAGTCATTACATAAATAATGCTGTAAAATATGAATTGGATCGCTCTGTTATATATGTCCTAGTGACTTTCATGGATGAAGTCATGATATTGATCGCAGATGAATAAGGTGCTGACAAtaaattgtttgttgtttttccaactGCAATTAAGATCAGATTTTAGCAGgcattttagaaatactgaggtcaaaGTTCATCCCAATGCAACATTTAACCCCTTCAGAAGATTTTGAccagacaacaaaacaataatttatttgaatattCAGTTAAGAGTTAACATTTTCTTAACTCTTGCCCTCGTCACGTATCTGTAATAAAATTCTGCTGGAAAAATACTgaatcctttatttatttaccttaaaattgtcaaatttaaagtcaccctccactcaaaaatgtgtttttcttcttgttacttcagttgaTTGTTTGAGCATCACtatgcagaataatgtatgtgcagagtttgacacagaaggctgttttcacattactTTGCTGAAGgcggaaagtttctctgtgtttaccATAAATCTGAGTCCGAGTAGTGTATGTGCAGACAGTATTTTGCTCACAGCTAGTCTGGAGCCAAATGTGGTCCAGTATAAAACTTACACAagtaatgtggaaacttgaaacctccagtgcgCATACTGAGAATGTGAAGTAGGAAACAACTTGCATTTCTCAAAGAGGGAGAAGGATCAGAAGTcagtaattgaacttttttgtggaaaaaaacacatcagacagaTGTTATTATTCCATATAGAGCATTTTTATAcctcttaaaatatgtctggaggaGAACTTCAAACATACTGAGCCtaaaaatactggaatcagcCTATATAATACTCACCGTGTAATGTGCACATTTTTGACCACATATTTAAAAGTAtcttgaggcttcaaaactcCCCAAATATCCAGAAAATTAGAGGATAGATAACTTCACTGTCCTCAATGGTACAAGCCCTGATTAAGACTGAAGGAAGAAAGATTTCAGAACAGTGGAGGTTTGGtgttaaatattaatttcattCGTATATGCTGTAACACCATCTGTCCATGTTTCACCATCAGATGTGACAAACATCtttataatatctttatttcagtatttctaCCACAGCTGGTAAAATAACAGTGTATGAACTTACTGAAGAGTCCTCCTgaagcagggctgcaactaacacttattttcattatctactCATCTGCCAATTATAGTcttgattagtcgattaatcatttagacTATGACATGTTGATAAATAATGGATGAAATGGCATTTAGAATTTCTCAGAGGCTactgtgatgtcttcagattgcttgtcttgtctgactaacagtttaaaatgttaagatattcaatttattgtcatatatgaaaaggaaaaacaacaaatcaccACATTTGcgaagctggaaccatcaaatatttgtcatttttgcttgaaaaatgatgattagttgattatcaaaatagctgctgagTAATTTTCTGACCATCAACTAATCATCGCAGCTGTTTCTTTGCAATCACTTACTAAAAAAACCTCCCTGATACACAGTGCACTTAAAGCAACAGTGTAAGTACAAGctgcttctaaaatgtgattaCTGAATACTGTAATGATATTTTTAGTTAATAAAAGTACTAATTAGTTCCTTGTCCAACACTGCCTTCTGTGCTATTTAATTTGTGCTGTGCCTAACTGAGTGGAAAGCTGATACATTAAATTGTAATATATGAGTAAATGAAGCTGAAAAATAGACCAGTTCTTTGTTGTAAAGccaacatgaaaaacacaaaaagacagatCTGCAGTGCGTAACCTTCATTAACTGCCGTGCTGCCCAACAACATGGGAATCTGCAGGGTTGCCTGTTCTCTGCACAACATTGTGGAGGTGGTAAACTCTCCTCCACACCAACTGTGCACATTCTCCAGGAACTGTGCTGAAAACGGTGACGATCACGCCAACACGCCGTGTTATTCATTGTGCTGCGAGCGCTGAAGTCGCCAGCCGTCCATCACGAGCAACAGGTGGACCAGGACAACGGGGAATTACATAATAACGACGCCCTCCCCTTTTTCTCCCATGATTCCCATCATCTCTCAGCGAGGGAAGAGTCTGTTTTAGATCAATTGCTTTTACGCATGTTTGTTCATCTGCTTTTCAGGCCTGGGTGAAGTCAGTTGACACAAATCTGATAACGAAGCCGGTTTGTTTACTGTAGCAGGTTTTATGTGACTTTTCCTTCTTTCTAAATTGATTCAAATTAAGAGTTTACTGCCCTTACTTTAGAGTGGAAATCTACTCTGAGCAAGGGAAGAGTCTGTTTTAGATCAATTGCTTTTATGCATGTTTGTTCATCTGCTTTTCAGGCCTGGGTGAAGTCAAGTAACACAAATCTGATAGTAAAGCTGGTTTGTGTGTAGCAGGTGTTATGTGAGTTTTCCTTCATTCAAAATTCATTCTAAGGAAGAGTTTACTTACTTTAGAGTGGAAATCCACTCTACTTGGAAAGGTTAACAATATGGTTTTAAGAATGGTTCTTTTGCCAAGTGCTGCACTCGAAAATGGCACAAAATGAGACTCTAAAGGAGTGCAATTATACATGCATCACATAGGTGCAAGACTATTAAAAAACAGCCCCAATAGGAAAAGAGTAATGTCTGCACACTTATTCCAAAGCCAcaatttttaatcaaataaacatttcaatcatcatcaggtcaaaatgttctGCAACATCTTGAAACATTGAAACCTTTTGACATGACAAGGATTCCACTTAGATCAAAATGTCAtctatttgaataaaaatggtgGTTTTGGAGTGAGTCCAAAAGAAGACTTTAGCCAACTGTCAGCTTTTTATCTCCTGGTTACAAATGCACAGAGTGAAAATGTTGTGGCATAGCCTCAAAACAGCCTGAACTTCTTTCTCTGATCTGCTCAGTTATTATTGTCCCTCATGGGAAATTTAAGTTGCACACAAAAACAGGGAAACATTGAAAAATTAATATCACTTAGACAGAGTGACACACAACAAaagcaataaatacaatacaaaagggtgatttaaaacaaattagtaaaattaaatgaaaacaggtAAGACCAGTGGATATGAACAAGTTAAAAATCAATTAGACAGTAGGACAATAAGACAGGGACGGCCTCTTTTTGGTTATTACAAAGGGTGTAAATTAATTGCAATTTGTTTTTCTGGAAATGAGTAAAACTGTTTACATATTCATGCTTTAATCAGTATTaattatgttgttatgtttcattattg contains these protein-coding regions:
- the trhrb gene encoding thyrotropin-releasing hormone receptor b codes for the protein MENLTTAPKLNHTLGIWTDYSIQYKVISSLLLFVICVLGIVGNVMVILVVLTTKHMRTPTNCYLVSLAVADLMVLTAAGLPTITDSIFGSWVFGHYGCLCITYFQYLGINASSCSITAFTIERYIAICHPIKAQFLCTLSRAKKIILFVWAFTSLYCVMWFYLSDIQELVYDNITIITCGYRVSRKFYLPIYFFDFGVFFVLPLLLSAVLYGLIARILFLNPLPSDPKDKKKKNGHSNHAINKSTSCKNSRHSSSTATSRRQVTKMLAVVVILFAMLWMPYRTLVVVNSFLDRAYLNSWFLLFCRICIYLNSAINPVIYNAMSQKFRAAFRKICRCGRQSLDKPATYSVALTYSVVKDTSIVESTDHFTTELEELTVTDELLSDQKMMFPDSCVYGKVNFSDA